The Actinomadura graeca nucleotide sequence GCCCGGTGTGGAGGTCGGGCAGATCCGGTAGGTGCGGGGGTCAGGAGCGGACGTGGTGGGTGAGGAGTTGCTCGAAGTCCGCCTCGAAGCGCTCGTAGTAGGCGCGGAGGTCGGGGCCCGGCCAGTCGCCGGGGAGGAGGTCGGGGGGCAGGATCGGGTCGTTCAGGAGGTGGCGCAGGACGGCCGCGGCGAGGGTGAAGCGCTCGGCGATCGTGGTGGCGCCGTCGAGGGCGGTGCGCAGGAGGCGGGCCGAGGCGGCCCAGCCGTCCAGGTCCCAGAGGGCGGCGGCGAGGGCGGCGGGGTCGTCCTCGGGGTGGGCCGTGAGGAACCGGCACTGGCGGACGACCGTGTCGGGGCGCGTGCGGGTCAGGTTGGCGGGGCGCAGCCAGGTGCCCTCGCGGAGTTCGGCCAGGCGGAGCGCGGACATGGCCTGGCGGAGCGCGGCACGGTCGGGGGCGGGACGGCGCTCGGCGGTGATGACGGCGATCTCCCAGGATCCGTCCCAGGGGCGGGTGTGGGGGAGGCGGCTCTCGTCCTGGCGGGCCTGGCGGGCGAGGAGGCGCTCGGCGAGCGTGTACGTGCCGTCGGCCTGGACGAGGTCGCCGGAGGCGACCATGCGGGAGAGCGCGACCCTGATCGTGCCCTCGGCGATGCCGAACAGGTCGCCGACGCGGACGAGGTAGCGGGCGGGAAGCCTGGGCGGGTGGACGCCCAGCAGCGTACTCAGCACCACTGAACGTGCGGTGAGCGGCCGGATCTCCAGGGTCTTGGCGGTCATGTCTGGTGAGAACCCTACCTGCTGGAAGCGGGGGAGGAGGGGGCCTCCGCCGTCAGGTTACAGTCTTCCATCATGTGATCGAGAAGCGTAATATCCGGTCATGGGCTCCTCTCTGATCGAGCCGTTCGACCGGCTCCCCTTCGGCGGCGCGGACAAGGCCCGGCGGTACGCGACGGAGCGCTATCGCGGGGCCGTGGGCCGCAACTGGTACGACTGCGACCCGACGCTGCGCTTCCTTGTACGGCGCCATCTCGGGGACGGGTTCGGGTGGGCCGAGCCGCGGCTGCGGGAGGTGGGCGCGCTGATGGGCGGGCCGGTCGCGCGGTGGGCCGAGGAGACCGACCGGAATCCGCCGCGGCTGGAGAAGTACGACCGGTGGGGGCGGGACGTCAGCGAGGTCGTCATGCCGCCGTCGTTCGAGGCGGCCCGGGAGCGGCTCGTCGCCACGTCCTTCACGCGGCCCGGGTTCGTGGCGGAGGCGCGCGCGGCCGGGGTGGATCCCGAGCCGATGACCGTCGCGTGGAGCTACCTGCTCGACCAGGCCGACATCGGGATGGCGTGCGCGCTGGGGACCGGCGGCGACATGGTCCTGAGCCTCACCGAGTCGTTCGCGCCGGACGACGTGAAGGCGCGGGTGCGGGAGCTGTTCGCGGCCGGGGAGTTCTCCGGCGAGGCCGCGCAGATGCTGACGGAGAGGTCCGGCGGGTCCGATCTGGGCGCGCTGGAGTCGACGGCGTCGCCGGACGGGGACTGCTGGCGGCTCGACGGGCTCAAGTGGTTCGCGTCCAACGCGAACGGGTCGGTGTTCGTGGTGCTGGCCAAGCCCGAGGGCGCGGCCGACGGCGTCCGGGGGATCGCGCCGTTCCTGGTCCTACGGGAGAGGCGGGACGGGTCGCGCAACGGTGTCCGCGTCAGGCGGCTCAAGGACAAGCTCGGCACCCGGTCGGTCGCGTCGGCGGAGATCGAGTTCACCGGCGCGGAGGCGTTCCTGCTGGCCCCGGCGTCGAGCGCGGGGCGGGGCGGGGACGGCAGGGGCCTCGCCCGGATGATGGAGCTGACGAACGGCGCCCGGCTCGGCATCGCCATGATGGGGGTCGGATGCGCGCGGCGGTCCCTCGTCGAGGCGCTGTGCTACGCGCGTGCCCGGGAGGCGTTCGGGACGTCGCTGGACGCGCATCCGCTGATGCGCCGGAAGCTCGCCGAGCTGGTCGTCGAGACGGAGGCCGCGCAGGCGCTGGTGTTCGACGGGTACCTGGGCCGTCCGCGCCTGCGGCTGGGGCCCGCGCTCATCAAGCTGAGGACGGCGCGCCTCGGTGTCACGGCGGCGGGCGACGCGGTCGAGGTCCACGGCGGGAACGGCTACATCGAGCAGTGGCCCGTCGCGCGGATCCTCCGGGACGCCCAGGTGAACCCGATCTGGGAGGGCGGCGACAACATCCTGTGCCTGGACGTCCGCCGGGCGATCGAGCGGCAGGACGCGGACGGGCCGTTCCTCGACCGGCTGGCCGAGGCCGCCGGGCGCGCGCCGGGCGGGGACGACGCGACCGCCGCCCTGGTGGACGGGCGCATCCGGAACCTGCGCGAGGCCATCGGCAGGTGGCGGGGCCTGGACCGGGCGGCGGCGGAGGCGCGGCTGTACCCGCTGGCCCAGTACATGGCGGACGTGTACGCGGCGGCGCTGC carries:
- a CDS encoding PaaX family transcriptional regulator C-terminal domain-containing protein, producing the protein MTAKTLEIRPLTARSVVLSTLLGVHPPRLPARYLVRVGDLFGIAEGTIRVALSRMVASGDLVQADGTYTLAERLLARQARQDESRLPHTRPWDGSWEIAVITAERRPAPDRAALRQAMSALRLAELREGTWLRPANLTRTRPDTVVRQCRFLTAHPEDDPAALAAALWDLDGWAASARLLRTALDGATTIAERFTLAAAVLRHLLNDPILPPDLLPGDWPGPDLRAYYERFEADFEQLLTHHVRS
- a CDS encoding acyl-CoA dehydrogenase family protein yields the protein MGSSLIEPFDRLPFGGADKARRYATERYRGAVGRNWYDCDPTLRFLVRRHLGDGFGWAEPRLREVGALMGGPVARWAEETDRNPPRLEKYDRWGRDVSEVVMPPSFEAARERLVATSFTRPGFVAEARAAGVDPEPMTVAWSYLLDQADIGMACALGTGGDMVLSLTESFAPDDVKARVRELFAAGEFSGEAAQMLTERSGGSDLGALESTASPDGDCWRLDGLKWFASNANGSVFVVLAKPEGAADGVRGIAPFLVLRERRDGSRNGVRVRRLKDKLGTRSVASAEIEFTGAEAFLLAPASSAGRGGDGRGLARMMELTNGARLGIAMMGVGCARRSLVEALCYARAREAFGTSLDAHPLMRRKLAELVVETEAAQALVFDGYLGRPRLRLGPALIKLRTARLGVTAAGDAVEVHGGNGYIEQWPVARILRDAQVNPIWEGGDNILCLDVRRAIERQDADGPFLDRLAEAAGRAPGGDDATAALVDGRIRNLREAIGRWRGLDRAAAEARLYPLAQYMADVYAAALLLEQAGWERADSGGDRKALVARLYARNRLADPGPLRGIDAPAEELDRFKDLVDGAFVDMSEDG